A portion of the Paucilactobacillus hokkaidonensis JCM 18461 genome contains these proteins:
- a CDS encoding amino acid permease, translating into MAEQETTGLARNLKNRHVQLIAIGGTIGTGLFLGSGQSIHLAGPSILVAYMITGLACFILMRALGELLLSNLEYRSFIEAIREYLGDTIGFVTGWTYWICWVTIAMAEMTAIGIYVKLWLPSVPQWLPGFIILLILLGVNLITVGAFGEVEFWFALIKIVAIIGLIVIGIVLLFMNYKTPSGHASVTNLVSHGGFFPTGIKGFLLSFQMVVFSFIGIEMVGMTAAETQDPEKVLPKAINDIPLRIIIFYVGALFVIMSIYPWIDLQPSQSPFVMVFKDIGIAAAASVINFVVITAAASACNSSLYTTGRMLAELTMGSKNPRVKKISRLSKHHVPANALVISTIVIAVSVLLNYFIPDQVFTLVSSVATTCFLFIWAIIVLTHLKFKKTQKGKESKFKTPFYPVGDYLILAFLAAVAVILCFKKETFIALVLSIVWFSILYLLERRKTVNKPN; encoded by the coding sequence ATGGCAGAACAAGAGACCACGGGGCTAGCGCGAAATTTGAAGAACCGACACGTACAGTTAATTGCAATCGGTGGTACGATCGGGACTGGACTATTCCTGGGGTCTGGACAATCGATTCATTTAGCAGGGCCGTCAATTTTAGTGGCATATATGATCACAGGGTTGGCATGCTTTATACTGATGCGAGCATTAGGAGAACTGTTACTTTCAAACTTAGAATATCGTTCTTTTATTGAAGCAATTCGTGAATATTTAGGTGACACGATTGGATTTGTTACGGGCTGGACGTACTGGATTTGCTGGGTCACTATCGCAATGGCAGAGATGACAGCGATTGGGATCTATGTAAAACTGTGGTTACCGTCAGTACCCCAATGGTTGCCCGGTTTTATAATCTTGTTAATCTTATTAGGAGTTAACTTGATTACTGTCGGGGCATTTGGGGAAGTCGAGTTTTGGTTTGCTCTTATTAAAATTGTGGCCATTATTGGCTTAATTGTAATAGGGATTGTCTTATTGTTTATGAACTACAAGACGCCTAGTGGGCATGCATCTGTGACTAATTTAGTCAGTCACGGTGGTTTCTTCCCAACTGGAATAAAGGGTTTCTTATTGTCATTTCAAATGGTTGTTTTTAGTTTTATTGGAATTGAAATGGTTGGAATGACAGCTGCAGAGACACAAGATCCTGAAAAGGTTTTACCTAAAGCAATTAATGATATTCCGCTTAGAATTATCATTTTCTATGTTGGGGCGCTGTTTGTTATTATGAGTATTTACCCGTGGATTGATTTACAACCTTCACAAAGTCCCTTTGTAATGGTGTTCAAGGATATTGGAATTGCTGCGGCCGCAAGTGTGATTAACTTTGTGGTGATTACCGCTGCTGCATCAGCTTGCAATAGTTCATTATACACAACGGGGCGCATGTTGGCCGAATTAACAATGGGTTCAAAAAATCCGCGAGTTAAAAAGATTAGTCGGTTATCAAAGCATCATGTTCCTGCTAACGCATTGGTAATCTCGACCATTGTTATTGCAGTCTCGGTCTTACTAAATTATTTTATTCCTGATCAAGTATTTACGTTGGTTTCTAGTGTGGCGACAACGTGTTTCTTGTTCATTTGGGCAATCATTGTTTTAACTCACTTGAAATTCAAGAAAACGCAAAAGGGAAAAGAATCGAAATTTAAAACACCATTTTACCCTGTTGGTGATTATCTGATTTTGGCATTTCTAGCCGCTGTTGCAGTTATTTTATGTTTCAAGAAAGAGACGTTTATTGCACTTGTACTGTCAATTGTTTGGTTTAGCATTTTATATCTGTTAGAACGACGAAAGACCGTTAATAAGCCAAATTGA
- a CDS encoding zinc-dependent alcohol dehydrogenase family protein produces the protein MAETVLSVPNLPATMRAWKVTTPGPINGDQTPLEFITKPVPTPAQGEVLVRVLTCGVCHTDLHVTEGDLPVHKQHVTPGHEIVGEVVATGPETSRFQLGNRIGVPWLRWTCGVCHFCRSGRENLCPNSKYTGWDHDGGYAEYVTVPEGFAYNIPDQFNSITAAPLLCAGIIGYRAFKRANVPAGGRLGLYGFGGSAHITAQIAINQGIEVHVMTRGKDAQKFALQLGAASANGAYDLPPVKLDSSIMFAPVGDIVPNALEGLLPGGTLALAGIHLTDIPSLNYQKHIFHEKNLTSVESNTRSDGEEFLKLADRLNIQPETTPYAFSKAAEALKYVKNGDIKGACVLKIGED, from the coding sequence ATGGCTGAAACAGTTTTATCAGTACCCAATTTACCAGCAACAATGCGGGCCTGGAAGGTAACTACACCGGGACCGATCAATGGTGACCAGACTCCATTAGAATTTATCACAAAACCAGTGCCGACGCCCGCTCAGGGGGAAGTATTAGTTAGAGTGTTAACATGTGGAGTTTGCCATACGGATTTACACGTGACAGAGGGTGATTTGCCTGTGCATAAGCAACATGTAACTCCAGGACACGAGATTGTCGGAGAGGTAGTTGCGACTGGTCCAGAAACAAGTCGATTTCAACTTGGCAACCGAATCGGGGTTCCGTGGTTGCGGTGGACTTGCGGGGTTTGTCATTTTTGTCGCTCCGGTCGTGAAAATCTTTGTCCAAATTCAAAGTATACGGGTTGGGATCATGATGGTGGTTATGCTGAGTATGTTACCGTTCCAGAGGGTTTTGCTTACAATATTCCGGATCAATTTAATTCGATTACGGCAGCGCCATTATTATGTGCTGGAATTATTGGATATCGCGCATTCAAAAGAGCGAATGTCCCAGCGGGTGGCCGATTAGGATTATATGGATTTGGTGGTTCCGCTCATATTACGGCCCAAATTGCGATTAATCAAGGGATCGAAGTGCACGTCATGACCCGTGGTAAAGATGCACAAAAATTTGCTTTGCAGTTGGGAGCAGCTTCTGCAAATGGTGCTTATGATCTCCCACCGGTTAAGTTGGATTCGTCAATTATGTTTGCCCCAGTAGGCGATATCGTTCCTAATGCGTTGGAGGGGCTTTTACCTGGTGGAACACTAGCACTAGCAGGGATTCACTTGACTGATATTCCATCATTAAACTATCAAAAGCATATTTTTCACGAGAAAAATTTAACTAGTGTTGAAAGTAATACCCGTAGTGACGGGGAAGAGTTTTTAAAACTTGCCGATCGCTTAAATATACAGCCTGAAACTACCCCGTATGCATTTAGCAAAGCTGCAGAAGCACTTAAATACGTTAAAAATGGTGATATTAAAGGTGCATGTGTTTTAAAAATTGGGGAAGATTAA
- a CDS encoding Dyp-type peroxidase: MPVNVNDAQDVWKDVGEHVQFTVLKLKRKNPETDREAIQEFADRSQAIIRSLRIRDSHLAAASGLKVAIGFSNRAWEYLFPNSPKPKELETYTDLTGPQYNMPATEGDIFFHIRASNEAVVYEAQTQFSKFLNDITEVIDETKGFRYFEGRAIIGFIDGTEAPAVEDAADYAIVGDEDPEFTNGSYAFAQKWHHNMDFWEHLKTEEQEKAVGREKFNDLELEDEDKYHNAHNVSSKVDVDGEEQKIIRMNVPYSDPASGNTGTYFMGYSRHWTVTKLMLQQMLDTSDFLLTFSTILSGQLFFIPSRKLLEQIADGTFN; the protein is encoded by the coding sequence ATGCCAGTTAATGTAAACGACGCGCAAGATGTATGGAAAGACGTTGGCGAACACGTTCAATTTACCGTATTAAAGCTGAAACGGAAAAACCCAGAAACAGATCGAGAAGCAATTCAAGAATTTGCAGATCGATCACAAGCCATTATTCGATCGTTACGAATTCGAGATTCCCATTTGGCTGCTGCTTCAGGGCTAAAAGTTGCAATCGGATTTAGTAATCGTGCTTGGGAATACCTATTCCCTAATTCTCCTAAACCAAAGGAACTAGAAACTTACACTGACTTGACTGGTCCACAATACAATATGCCTGCTACAGAAGGCGATATTTTCTTTCATATTCGTGCTAGCAATGAAGCTGTCGTTTATGAAGCCCAAACTCAATTCAGTAAATTTTTAAATGACATTACTGAAGTTATTGATGAAACAAAAGGATTCCGCTATTTTGAGGGCCGTGCCATTATCGGCTTTATCGACGGTACTGAAGCTCCTGCAGTTGAAGATGCGGCTGACTATGCAATCGTTGGTGATGAAGATCCTGAATTCACTAATGGATCATACGCTTTTGCCCAAAAATGGCATCATAATATGGATTTTTGGGAACATCTAAAAACTGAAGAGCAGGAAAAAGCTGTTGGACGAGAAAAGTTTAATGATCTGGAATTAGAAGATGAAGATAAATATCATAACGCTCACAACGTGAGTTCCAAAGTCGACGTCGATGGTGAGGAACAAAAAATCATTCGGATGAATGTACCCTATTCTGACCCAGCATCTGGTAATACTGGAACATATTTCATGGGATACTCTCGTCATTGGACTGTTACTAAATTAATGTTACAGCAAATGCTTGATACTTCCGACTTTTTACTTACATTTTCAACCATTTTATCTGGCCAATTATTCTTTATTCCATCACGAAAATTGCTAGAACAAATCGCGGATGGAACATTTAATTAA
- a CDS encoding Fur family transcriptional regulator, which produces MPNDDYQHALHKLREQKVRLTPQRRTILQYLISHHNHPSAEMVYTALKDQVDNISVATVYNTLKLFVDHALVIELKNGDGSTHFDFFGHPHYHVVCDNCGKITDVFDDQFASISKSMEQTTRDKTGYLVTGNHIEMHGICPECQRKLHLI; this is translated from the coding sequence ATGCCAAATGATGATTATCAACACGCACTACACAAATTACGTGAGCAAAAAGTCCGCTTAACACCGCAGCGCCGGACTATTTTGCAGTATCTAATTTCACATCATAATCATCCCAGCGCCGAAATGGTTTACACCGCGCTCAAAGATCAAGTTGATAATATTAGTGTTGCGACTGTTTATAATACTTTGAAATTATTTGTAGATCACGCCCTCGTAATCGAGCTTAAAAATGGTGATGGCAGTACTCACTTTGATTTCTTTGGGCATCCGCACTACCACGTTGTTTGTGATAACTGCGGTAAAATCACTGATGTCTTTGACGATCAGTTTGCATCCATCAGCAAGTCAATGGAACAAACAACCCGTGATAAAACTGGTTACTTAGTAACTGGTAATCACATTGAAATGCACGGAATTTGCCCTGAATGTCAGCGTAAATTACATTTAATTTAG